The Nitrospinota bacterium genome contains the following window.
CACCTTGCGCGCCCGGGTGTGAACTTCAATTTCGCCCAAGATACTTTTCGGCCGGAGAATATCCCGTATCCTGCCCCCAATACTGAATCCAGAGTTTTTTCCTCAACGTTTTTCGCCTTTGTGGAAAGCATTTTGGCCGATTTCACGCTGTCCACCGCAAAGCTCCTGATCTCGTTGCGCAAATGGCAATATGCGTCCATATACCAATTGTCACGGTAATGAGCGAGCCGCTGCGGCGAAACCTCCCGCTCAACTTCCGATCCGTCCTGCCTTCGGTAATGAACGATGCGAAGCCGCCGCTTTTTCAATGTTGCGGTGGCGACAGTCTCGAAACATTCAAGGGACAACGTCCGGTTGGCCAACGGTATGACGTTTATGCGCTTGCGAACCTCTTCGGGCGAATGTCCGGCGCTGCCCAATATCTTGTCAAGCCTCGCCAGCAGAGGCTTGATATGCGGCTCCAGCAGTCCCGGTCCAAGGCTTGATAAAAGTTGATGCATTACAATCAATGCATGGATTTCCCCGGCGCCAAACCACAACCCCGGCAATTCATATTTGCCGGCTCCCGGCTGGGACATGTCCAGACGATATCCACGCGTTCCGGAATCCCAAATAATCGGAGCGCCCAGCCGGTCTTTCATGTATTCGATGTCGCGGCGCGCCGTGGCGCGGGATATTTCCAGCTTGTCCATGAAGCGCCGGAGCGGAACGGCTTCGCCGGATTTGAGCGCCTGATCTATTAATTGAAAACGCTCTGTCCTGTCCATATCGTTACCCTCGTGACGGCTTGCGTTTAATCGGCCGCCTCCCTCCCCCAAGGGTTGCGGTCTAATTGGCTGCGATGCCAGGCTGGTCACAATTTTATACCAAATGTCACCCCCCACATCGTGTAATTTGCGTTTGTGGATGCTCCCCAGAAGCTCAGGCCGGTCCCGGTCAAAATCCTGAAGTTCACACCGGCGAAAAACCTGTCAACGGTAAAGCGGACGCCCGCGTCCCCGAAAAATCCGGTTGAAGAGTCGCTGGCGCTTAAGGACAAACCTGATATCGAAGGCGTCAGCTCGACAGATACATTTGAAACACCGGCGGATAAATGTGGCCGGACCATGCCATTATTCAAATCGAAATACTTCCTTGCTCCAAGGCTGATTTCGGTGATCTTTGTCTGATAGTTGACATTGTATGTCCCGTATCCCGGGATATACACATACGCGTTTTCACTGGCGTTGGATGATGAAATCCTTCCAAATGCGTTCACCGGCCACGAACCTGGATTGTAATCGGCCTCAAGCCCATATACGGTGTGATCGTTGGACACTTTCCAGTCATTGATCGAAGCTTTGCCGATGATGAATGTCAGGTTGCTTTGCGCCGCCGGTTCTTCGGCGCGCGCGAATTGCGGAGCGAATAAAAAGGAAGCAATAGTAATAACCGCCACAAACGTTTTCATGACCACCTCCACCATTATTAAGGTTTATGGCGCCTTTATATAATTGTTGGTGGCTCACCAGATGAGCCTGTGGGAAAAATATTAAGGTGGATTTGAAAAAGTTATGGTGGGGGATTTATCGTCGGCCTGGGCGCTATATTCAGAAAAACCGGCTCCAAGATTATTCCGCCAGCCGCTTAAGGGCCTTGCCATACCGCTTGTTGGTGGAAGCCAACGCCTTCGTGAATTTTGCCTGCCGGGCCTTGTCTCTCACAGGGGATATGACCAGAACCTGCCCATCCGTGGAAACTTCAAGAAGCGTGTTATCCTCTATTTTTAGAAGGTCCAAAACCGGCCTGTCAATCACCAGCGCCAGGCTGTTGCCATGTTTAGTCAGCTTTTTGACCATGATTTGCCATTCCTCTGGTAGTTCAATGTATTTACAATGTATCACCTTTATTCCGTGAGCTCAAGCGGCCTCCTCCCTTTTAAGTGGCCAAACTTCCCTGGCCCATTTCCTTCGCCAGTCCGGTCAGGCTGATAGCGGTCACTCCGGGCGAGGCGGGGTATGTCTCTTCACCGGGATATACGACAAACCTTGCGGACGGCTTCACGTCGCCGCACGCGAAATGAAATCCCTTTTCTGGTTTTGGCGAAAGGCTTCGCTTTATCTCGATGGCCCACAGCCTGTTTCCCGGCAGCTTTAGCAAAAGGTCAATCTCCGCTCCGGACGATGTGCGGTAGTAAAACGCCTCTGTGTGGCGAGGGGCGCTTGATATCAAGGTTTCGATGACAAATCCTTCCCAGCTCGCCCCCGCCACCGGATGGCCATACAGCGCGTCGGGCGTGTCTATTCCTAATAGCCGATGGACAAGGCCGCTGTCCCGGACATATATTTTCGGCGATTTCATCAGCCGTTTCCCGGCGTTCGCATGCCAGGGCTGCAGTTTGCGCACGAGCATCAAATCGGCCAGAAGGTCAAGATAGCGCCCCACCGTCTGTCCGCTCACCCCCAGGCCGGACGCGATGCGGGCGGCGTTTATCGTCGCCCCCTGGCTGTGCGCGAGCATCGTCCAGAACCGGCGCAGCGTCGTGGCTGGAATGCGCGGGCCTAGCAATGGTATGTCGCGCTCAAGATATGTGCGGATGAAATCCTCCCGCCACTCATCGCTGGCCGCGTTTGAGCGCGCAAGGAAACTTTCCGGAAACCCTCCACGGAACCAGAGCCGGTCTTGCGTTTTGCGGTCATCGTCCACTTCAACGGCGGTGAGTCCGCCGAGTTCGGCGTATGAAATCCTTCCCGCCAGACTTTCGGACGACTGGCGGATCAGGTCAAGTGAGGCGGAGCCGAGCAGGAGAAACCTTCCGGTCCGCCGCCCCGTCCGCCGGCCTTTGTCAATGATGCCCCGGAGAGTTTGAAACAAATCCGGCTCCCGCTGAATTTCGTCGAGGATCACAAGTTTATCCGCGTGGCGGGACAGGTAGAGTTCCGGCTCGGCGAGTTTCGCCTTGTCCGCCGGCGATTCCAGGTCCAGATATGTAGATGGATGGTTTTTAGCTATCTGGATGGCGAGGGTGGTTTTTCCCACCTGCCGCGGCCCAAGAAGCCCCACAGCGGCCTGGCGCGACAACATATCCTCGATAACCGGCAGAAGCCGTCTTGTAATCATGCTTGCAATTATAACACTGCGTGGAAGATATGCAAGGTAATGAATTTGACGGAAAACAGCATATGAAAGTTGCGCATCGTCATAGAATCCGGCCTCGCAAGATATTTACTCGCCTATTTCTAGACTGAGCGGCTGCATGCCTGTTCGCCCCTGTTTTATCCTTTCGGATATGGCTCGGACTGATCGCGCCATCCACTTTCCCATAAAGGGCGGCGTGGGAGCCTTGTCACGTTTTCCCATAAAGGGCGGCCATGACGGGCCTGAACCAGATTCACCTCCTTTCAAAAAAGTTAATAGTCAGCGTGGTCACACTTATCGCAGACCGGGTACTCCCCGGCTGAAGACTCTGCGTTAGCCTTTGGTTTTCTGTTTCAGTTTTCTATCAAATCGTTTCCTCGCTCCGGCCAATTCTTGCCTGGCTTTGGTTGCGATGTTCTGGTATTTGGCGATTTCCGACTTCGCGCGCTCTTCCATCCGGGCAGCTTTGTCGATCAAGAATTCCGCCTCCTTTTCCCGGCGATTCAAAGCTGTTTCCTGATCGTTTAAACGTTTACGGAGTGTGGTGAGTTCGTCTTCCCACCAATCCAGTCTTTTTAGCTTTGCAAGCGTCTCTTCAGGTGTCGCGTGAAAATACGGAGTACGCCCGACCTTTAAGAACCGTAGCCCTCTCGGAACGAATCCTGCCTAGCTTCACGCCAAGATGACACTCCACGGCTTGCCGACGGCGCAGATCATATAGTTCCTGATCCACATCAAATTCCGCGCACATGTCTGTACCCTCCGAAGTGTTGCGTGAAGCACACAAAACACGTCCTGGGCGCGGCTCCGCTGTGTTGCGGCGTCCGTAACACAGCGCGGGCCGCGACTAAAAATATGCAACAGGTGATGAAACGGGTTGAAGAAAAATCGAAACAAAGAAAAGTTACAAA
Protein-coding sequences here:
- a CDS encoding AbrB/MazE/SpoVT family DNA-binding domain-containing protein is translated as MVKKLTKHGNSLALVIDRPVLDLLKIEDNTLLEVSTDGQVLVISPVRDKARQAKFTKALASTNKRYGKALKRLAE
- a CDS encoding YafY family transcriptional regulator; protein product: MDRTERFQLIDQALKSGEAVPLRRFMDKLEISRATARRDIEYMKDRLGAPIIWDSGTRGYRLDMSQPGAGKYELPGLWFGAGEIHALIVMHQLLSSLGPGLLEPHIKPLLARLDKILGSAGHSPEEVRKRINVIPLANRTLSLECFETVATATLKKRRLRIVHYRRQDGSEVEREVSPQRLAHYRDNWYMDAYCHLRNEIRSFAVDSVKSAKMLSTKAKNVEEKTLDSVLGAGYGIFSGRKVSWAKLKFTPGRARWVSSEKWHPKQKSGYDADGFYILEVPYSDDRELMMDILKYGPDVEVMEPEELRGKVAKAHDSAFNLYKIANI
- a CDS encoding ATP-binding protein, with product MITRRLLPVIEDMLSRQAAVGLLGPRQVGKTTLAIQIAKNHPSTYLDLESPADKAKLAEPELYLSRHADKLVILDEIQREPDLFQTLRGIIDKGRRTGRRTGRFLLLGSASLDLIRQSSESLAGRISYAELGGLTAVEVDDDRKTQDRLWFRGGFPESFLARSNAASDEWREDFIRTYLERDIPLLGPRIPATTLRRFWTMLAHSQGATINAARIASGLGVSGQTVGRYLDLLADLMLVRKLQPWHANAGKRLMKSPKIYVRDSGLVHRLLGIDTPDALYGHPVAGASWEGFVIETLISSAPRHTEAFYYRTSSGAEIDLLLKLPGNRLWAIEIKRSLSPKPEKGFHFACGDVKPSARFVVYPGEETYPASPGVTAISLTGLAKEMGQGSLAT